One genomic region from Lycorma delicatula isolate Av1 chromosome 9, ASM4794821v1, whole genome shotgun sequence encodes:
- the LOC142330381 gene encoding putative carbonic anhydrase 5 — MTKIELPELKWLHMDSEPNKIKIANTGQTVIVSGTWQKNRPRISGGPLLTTYTFSQLHYHWGSDNTYGSEHSYNDKKVPLEMHAVFLKESCKKQEDALAEKDGAVVVSYAYKVK, encoded by the exons ATGACAAAAATAGAACTACCAGAATTAAAATGGTTGCATATGGATTCTgagccaaataaaataaaaattgcaaatactGGACAGACAG TTATTGTCAGTGGAACATGGCAAAAGAACAGGCCAAGAATATCTGGTGGTCCATTGTTGACAACTTACACATTTTCACAACTACATTATCATTGGGGAAGTGATAATACATATGGGAGTGAACATTCTTATAATGATAAGAA gGTTCCTTTAGAAATGCATGCAGTATTTCTTAAAGAAAGTTGTAAAAAACAAGAAGATGCTCTTGCAGAAAAAGATGGAGCAGTTGTTGTCAGTTATGCATATAAGgtaaagtaa
- the LOC142330382 gene encoding uncharacterized protein LOC142330382, producing MELCKQYSTSSSSSMSSDIDDSDPDYQEDNEENGCTDMKEGDYNSHILMQKNMPLLNWEKLLKYRKKQHEYFKSVLKREPENLTMNSDYVYEKKQKAELIEHATKYKVFDKYRGDPKFWLVPDYIKDKQTKIPLICPVDDKFDRTIPNENKPPIMEYIGIPNLIKYEKGMNIEKKSEKITYHKCNYFDERKLELNYNVEKIETFKPDLSNLYIMEFPSCLLNELYLKKVLFENTGNIAIRYLWEKIKPYKNPELPLRYTVQLIKRFTFPNASNILLPGQITEILFMFKSREPGFYYESWKLITDPIISKNKSIIITLRGFVKATSNLDEIIKIESYIKRHEAKTCAELTVTEWLYNNKIEIPYEYRNLFMERDIFLHNNPDYFYVSEHIHALREMHDKITGNKQYDYSIRTLRDNILTNVEATDEKRKYLEKLYEISNMLLKPHVESNMNSEKYRCVYQILCTFCNSIEYNAEELRIIYQIENIPILKV from the exons ATGGAATTGTGTAAACAGTATTCAACATCTAGTTCATCTTCAATGTCATCAGATATTGATGATAGTGATCCAGATTATCAAGAAGACAATGAAGAAAATGGATGTACAGATATGAAAGAAGGTGATTATAATTcacatattttaatgcaaaaaaatatgcCACTTTTAAATtgggaaaaattgttaaaatatagaaaaaaacaacaCGAATacttcaaatctgtattaaaaagaGAACCTGAGAATTTAACTATGAATTCTGATTATGTttatgaaaagaaacaaaaagcagAGTTAATAGAACATGCTACCAAGTATAAAGTGTTTGATAAATATAGAGGTGATCCAAAATTTTGGCTAGTTCCagattatattaaagataaacaaacaaaaataccattaatttgTCCAGTTGATGATAAGTTTGATAGAACTAtaccaaatgaaaataaaccacCAATAATGGAATATATTGGTATTCCAAacctaataaaatatgaaaaaggtatgaatattgaaaaaaaaagtgaaaaaataacatatcataaatgtaattattttgatgaaagaaaattggaattaaattataatgttgaaaaaatagaaacttttaaacctgatttaagtaattta TACATTATGGAATTTCCTTCTTGTTtacttaatgaattatatttaaaaaaagtactgtttGAAAACACAGGTAATATTGCTATACGATAtttatgggaaaaaataaaaccatataaaaatccTGAATTACCATTACGTTATACAGTTcagttaataaaaagatttacatttcCAAATGCATCCAATATTCTTCTTCCAGGACAAATAACAGAAATTCTCTTTATGTTTAAATCAAGAGAGCCAGGATTTTATTATGAGTCTTGGAAGTTAATAACTGAtcctattatttcaaaaaataaatcaataataataacgttACGAGGTTTTGTTAAAGCTACATCCAATCtcgatgaaataataaaaattgaatcttaTATTAAACGACATGAAGCAAAAACCTGTGCTGAACTTACAGTCACTGAatggttatataataataaaattgaaattccttatgaatacagaaatttatttatggaaagggatatatttttacataataatccagattatttttatgtaagtgaACATATACATGCTTTACGTGAAATGCATGACAAAATTACAGGAAATAAACAATATGATTATTCTATTAGGACATTAAgagataatatattaacaaatgttGAAGCaacagatgaaaaaagaaaatacttagaaaaattgtatgaaatatcaAACATGTTATTAAAACCTCATGTTGAGAGCAATATGAACAGTGAAAAGTATCGATGTGTATATcaaatattatgtacattttgTAATTCTATAGAATATAATGCAGAAGAATTGcgaattatttatcaaatt GAAAACATTCCAATCTTAAAAGTGTAA